The segment TATTTTTGAAGCGTTGGTTCACTATTACAACTTGAAAATAATATTGAAGCTAATAATAGTGCGAGATAAAATACAGTTCTCATGGCTGATTATTTTTTCCCTTTTGGACCTTTTGATGCTTTTTTCAAATCATCGCCACCAGGCAAATTCATTTTGTCTGTCAAAACCGAAAGTTCATTCAAATCGAAATCACCAATCAACGACATCAAAACGGTTTCTTCTTTTCCTGAACCTTCAACAAACATCATTAACTCTTTAATTTGTGATTCAGAAGCTCCTGATTTTACATATATTTTGACACTTTTACCTTTGTCAGTTATTTTCATTAACTCTTCAAGAGTTGATGATTTTATATATTTATCTGAAACCGATTTCATCTCGTCAGCTTTCTTGTCGCTTTGTGTTACGAAAACTCTCAGGTTGTCTAACTTTTTTATCAAATTCACATACTGTTGTGACTCTTTGTCTTTTACTTCCATTTTACTCAAAAGCGCAAACATTTTTTTGTTAACCACTACTGAAGTTATTCCTTCCTGATCTTCAAACTTATCAAAGACGCTTTGTGCAAAAAATGTACTTGTGCTTAAAACTAATACTAAACTTAAAATTAATTTTCTCATGATTTCTGATTGTTTATTTTTTAAAAATTCTGTTTTTTGATTGTTCATATTCATTTAAATATTGCATACTCCCAATGCCTTTATTTACACTTTCCGAAATCATAGCCAACGCTTTCTGC is part of the Flavobacterium sangjuense genome and harbors:
- a CDS encoding DUF4252 domain-containing protein — translated: MRKLILSLVLVLSTSTFFAQSVFDKFEDQEGITSVVVNKKMFALLSKMEVKDKESQQYVNLIKKLDNLRVFVTQSDKKADEMKSVSDKYIKSSTLEELMKITDKGKSVKIYVKSGASESQIKELMMFVEGSGKEETVLMSLIGDFDLNELSVLTDKMNLPGGDDLKKASKGPKGKK